A single genomic interval of Scylla paramamosain isolate STU-SP2022 chromosome 12, ASM3559412v1, whole genome shotgun sequence harbors:
- the LOC135105504 gene encoding zinc finger protein rotund-like isoform X5, with product MPHLTKNNSSPMHKGHPNNLDDRLDGRGLEIPHNMAPASLYARSNGSASSASPPTVSTPSMLIVPQPINAAKMPPTPPGIGQNPPNNGSARKYQCKMCPQIFGSKADLQLHTQIHMREAKPYKCSQCSKAFANSSYLSQHTRIHLGIKPYRCEICQRKFTQLSHLQQHIRTHTGDKPYKCRHPGCNKAFSQLSNLQSHSRCHQTDKPYKCNSCYKCFADEASLLEHIPKHKESKHLKTHICQYCGKSYTQETYLQKHMQKHAERPDKRPSLTAHGIRQDNPYWSKPDSTALESMDSRMSETCLQNSLDPTRHLVSREHLDHRPEELRHTPAHMPASNMSYDAIATKTSSAFTPIQTSMLPISGGTQLSMASSSQRYFPYEPISFPKTHTQMPSMDVKPNQFPNQLISLHQIRNYAHQPTMSSDLLLKDKGVTQ from the exons gTCACCCCAACAACCTAGACGACCGGCTGGATGGGCGGGGGCTCGAAATCCCGCACAACATGGCGCCTGCGTCCCTCTACGCCCGCAGTAACGGGTCGGCGTCGTCCGCCTCACCGCCCACGGTGTCCACGCCCTCCATGCTCATCGTCCCTCAGCCCATCAATGCCGCCAAGATGCCGCCCACACCTCCAGGCATCGGACAGAACCCGCCCAACAATGGATCAGCCAGAAAGTACCAGTGCAAGATGTGTCCACAG aTCTTCGGGAGCAAAGCAGACTTGCAACTCCATACTCAAATCCACATGAGAGAGGCCAAGCCTTACAAGTGTTCTCAGTGTTCCAAAGCCTTCGCCAACTCCTCATACTTGTCCCAGCACACACGCATCCACCTGGGAATCAAGCCCTACCGCTGTGAGATTTGCCAGCGCAAGTTTACGCAACTGTCTCATCTGCAGCAGCACATTCGCACCCATACGGGCGACAAGCCTTACAAGTGCCGCCATCCGGGATGTAACAAGGCTTTCAGCCAGTTGTCCAACTTACAGAGCCATTCCCGATGTCATCAGACTGACAAGCCATACAAGTGTAACTCTTGTTACAAGTGCTTTGCGGACGAGGCCTCCCTCTTGGAGcacattcccaaacataaggagaGCAAACATCTCAAGACTCACATTTGCCAGTATTGCGGCAAAAGCTACACCCAGGAGACTTACCTGCAGAAGCATATGCAGAAACATGCTGAACGACCAGACAAGAGGCCTTCCCTCACAGCCCATGGCATTCGACAAGATAACCCATATTGGTCCAAGCCAGACTCCACCGCCCTTGAATCCATGGACAGCCGCATGTCGGAGACCTGTCTTCAAAACTCTCTAGATCCCACCCGCCACCTGGTTTCCCGCGAGCACCTTGACCACCGCCCCGAGGAGCTCCGCCACACCCCCGCCCACATGCCAGCTTCCAACATGTCCTACGACGCTATTGCCACCAAAACGTCGTCAGCATTCACACCGATCCAGACGAGTATGTTGCCCATCAGTGGCGGCACACAGCTGTCCATGGCGTCATCTTCACAGCGTTACTTCCCCTACGAGCCCATCAGTTTTCCCAAGACGCACACACAGATGCCCTCCATGGACGTCAAACCCAATCAGTTCCCCAACCAGCTCATCTCACTCCACCAGATCCGTAATTATGCCCACCAGCCCACTATGAGCTCCGACCTGCTCCTCAAGGACAAGGGTGTTACTCAATAG
- the LOC135105504 gene encoding zinc finger protein rotund-like isoform X3, whose product MVTSCELDLQPQQQRHHYDHIATTEAAAKEHAVLGMMILPECHPNNLDDRLDGRGLEIPHNMAPASLYARSNGSASSASPPTVSTPSMLIVPQPINAAKMPPTPPGIGQNPPNNGSARKYQCKMCPQIFGSKADLQLHTQIHMREAKPYKCSQCSKAFANSSYLSQHTRIHLGIKPYRCEICQRKFTQLSHLQQHIRTHTGDKPYKCRHPGCNKAFSQLSNLQSHSRCHQTDKPYKCNSCYKCFADEASLLEHIPKHKESKHLKTHICQYCGKSYTQETYLQKHMQKHAERPDKRPSLTAHGIRQDNPYWSKPDSTALESMDSRMSETCLQNSLDPTRHLVSREHLDHRPEELRHTPAHMPASNMSYDAIATKTSSAFTPIQTSMLPISGGTQLSMASSSQRYFPYEPISFPKTHTQMPSMDVKPNQFPNQLISLHQIRNYAHQPTMSSDLLLKDKGVTQ is encoded by the exons gTCACCCCAACAACCTAGACGACCGGCTGGATGGGCGGGGGCTCGAAATCCCGCACAACATGGCGCCTGCGTCCCTCTACGCCCGCAGTAACGGGTCGGCGTCGTCCGCCTCACCGCCCACGGTGTCCACGCCCTCCATGCTCATCGTCCCTCAGCCCATCAATGCCGCCAAGATGCCGCCCACACCTCCAGGCATCGGACAGAACCCGCCCAACAATGGATCAGCCAGAAAGTACCAGTGCAAGATGTGTCCACAG aTCTTCGGGAGCAAAGCAGACTTGCAACTCCATACTCAAATCCACATGAGAGAGGCCAAGCCTTACAAGTGTTCTCAGTGTTCCAAAGCCTTCGCCAACTCCTCATACTTGTCCCAGCACACACGCATCCACCTGGGAATCAAGCCCTACCGCTGTGAGATTTGCCAGCGCAAGTTTACGCAACTGTCTCATCTGCAGCAGCACATTCGCACCCATACGGGCGACAAGCCTTACAAGTGCCGCCATCCGGGATGTAACAAGGCTTTCAGCCAGTTGTCCAACTTACAGAGCCATTCCCGATGTCATCAGACTGACAAGCCATACAAGTGTAACTCTTGTTACAAGTGCTTTGCGGACGAGGCCTCCCTCTTGGAGcacattcccaaacataaggagaGCAAACATCTCAAGACTCACATTTGCCAGTATTGCGGCAAAAGCTACACCCAGGAGACTTACCTGCAGAAGCATATGCAGAAACATGCTGAACGACCAGACAAGAGGCCTTCCCTCACAGCCCATGGCATTCGACAAGATAACCCATATTGGTCCAAGCCAGACTCCACCGCCCTTGAATCCATGGACAGCCGCATGTCGGAGACCTGTCTTCAAAACTCTCTAGATCCCACCCGCCACCTGGTTTCCCGCGAGCACCTTGACCACCGCCCCGAGGAGCTCCGCCACACCCCCGCCCACATGCCAGCTTCCAACATGTCCTACGACGCTATTGCCACCAAAACGTCGTCAGCATTCACACCGATCCAGACGAGTATGTTGCCCATCAGTGGCGGCACACAGCTGTCCATGGCGTCATCTTCACAGCGTTACTTCCCCTACGAGCCCATCAGTTTTCCCAAGACGCACACACAGATGCCCTCCATGGACGTCAAACCCAATCAGTTCCCCAACCAGCTCATCTCACTCCACCAGATCCGTAATTATGCCCACCAGCCCACTATGAGCTCCGACCTGCTCCTCAAGGACAAGGGTGTTACTCAATAG
- the LOC135105504 gene encoding zinc finger protein rotund-like isoform X4, with amino-acid sequence MMLALPSPRRPVRDSDKEDVVEGWPRRPLPYGLDWQPPEGHPNNLDDRLDGRGLEIPHNMAPASLYARSNGSASSASPPTVSTPSMLIVPQPINAAKMPPTPPGIGQNPPNNGSARKYQCKMCPQIFGSKADLQLHTQIHMREAKPYKCSQCSKAFANSSYLSQHTRIHLGIKPYRCEICQRKFTQLSHLQQHIRTHTGDKPYKCRHPGCNKAFSQLSNLQSHSRCHQTDKPYKCNSCYKCFADEASLLEHIPKHKESKHLKTHICQYCGKSYTQETYLQKHMQKHAERPDKRPSLTAHGIRQDNPYWSKPDSTALESMDSRMSETCLQNSLDPTRHLVSREHLDHRPEELRHTPAHMPASNMSYDAIATKTSSAFTPIQTSMLPISGGTQLSMASSSQRYFPYEPISFPKTHTQMPSMDVKPNQFPNQLISLHQIRNYAHQPTMSSDLLLKDKGVTQ; translated from the exons gTCACCCCAACAACCTAGACGACCGGCTGGATGGGCGGGGGCTCGAAATCCCGCACAACATGGCGCCTGCGTCCCTCTACGCCCGCAGTAACGGGTCGGCGTCGTCCGCCTCACCGCCCACGGTGTCCACGCCCTCCATGCTCATCGTCCCTCAGCCCATCAATGCCGCCAAGATGCCGCCCACACCTCCAGGCATCGGACAGAACCCGCCCAACAATGGATCAGCCAGAAAGTACCAGTGCAAGATGTGTCCACAG aTCTTCGGGAGCAAAGCAGACTTGCAACTCCATACTCAAATCCACATGAGAGAGGCCAAGCCTTACAAGTGTTCTCAGTGTTCCAAAGCCTTCGCCAACTCCTCATACTTGTCCCAGCACACACGCATCCACCTGGGAATCAAGCCCTACCGCTGTGAGATTTGCCAGCGCAAGTTTACGCAACTGTCTCATCTGCAGCAGCACATTCGCACCCATACGGGCGACAAGCCTTACAAGTGCCGCCATCCGGGATGTAACAAGGCTTTCAGCCAGTTGTCCAACTTACAGAGCCATTCCCGATGTCATCAGACTGACAAGCCATACAAGTGTAACTCTTGTTACAAGTGCTTTGCGGACGAGGCCTCCCTCTTGGAGcacattcccaaacataaggagaGCAAACATCTCAAGACTCACATTTGCCAGTATTGCGGCAAAAGCTACACCCAGGAGACTTACCTGCAGAAGCATATGCAGAAACATGCTGAACGACCAGACAAGAGGCCTTCCCTCACAGCCCATGGCATTCGACAAGATAACCCATATTGGTCCAAGCCAGACTCCACCGCCCTTGAATCCATGGACAGCCGCATGTCGGAGACCTGTCTTCAAAACTCTCTAGATCCCACCCGCCACCTGGTTTCCCGCGAGCACCTTGACCACCGCCCCGAGGAGCTCCGCCACACCCCCGCCCACATGCCAGCTTCCAACATGTCCTACGACGCTATTGCCACCAAAACGTCGTCAGCATTCACACCGATCCAGACGAGTATGTTGCCCATCAGTGGCGGCACACAGCTGTCCATGGCGTCATCTTCACAGCGTTACTTCCCCTACGAGCCCATCAGTTTTCCCAAGACGCACACACAGATGCCCTCCATGGACGTCAAACCCAATCAGTTCCCCAACCAGCTCATCTCACTCCACCAGATCCGTAATTATGCCCACCAGCCCACTATGAGCTCCGACCTGCTCCTCAAGGACAAGGGTGTTACTCAATAG